One window of Pelobates fuscus isolate aPelFus1 chromosome 9, aPelFus1.pri, whole genome shotgun sequence genomic DNA carries:
- the LOC134572224 gene encoding syncollin-like encodes MMTLNSLLLLPLLFWGVMAQCPSAADLVNDSGEKLCARMFEHSNMYFDQSCGGNFLDVKNGDDFPYMPTGWRKKASSVVVGNRCTLKVWSRGGKRGNTRSFSAGIVYQLKDLKNGLSGNWNDAIQGSYCTC; translated from the coding sequence ATGATGACCCTCaactctctcctcctcctgcctctCCTGTTTTGGGGCGTAATGGCTCAGTGCCCCTCAGCAGCTGACCTGGTGAATGACAGCGGGGAGAAACTCTGTGCCCGCATGTTTGAACACAGCAACATGTACTTTGATCAGTCGTGCGGTGGTAATTTTCTCGACGTCAAGAATGGTGATGACTTCCCTTACATGCCAACTGGCTGGCGGAAAAAGGCTTCATCGGTGGTTGTTGGAAACCGCTGTACCCTGAAAGTGTGGAGTAGAGGGGGCAAAAGGGGTAATACCCGTTCCTTCTCTGCTGGGATTGTCTACCAACTGAAGGATCTTAAAAATGGCCTGTCTGGGAACTGGAACGATGCCATTCAAGGTTCTTACTGCACCTGCTAA